The sequence TTTTCAATGCCGCTAAATTACTCTTGAAAACGAAAACATTGAGCGTCAGTGggacaatattataaattaaacaaccttcattttattaacaaacttgTTTGTTTCTTGCAAAATGCAACATAAATCAAAAGGCACAGAGTATCGCTGGGCAGTAGTAACCAGATGTAATTTAAGTTAGGTGATCAGACGAAAACGGACGGAAATTTCGTGCGTTACTGATAGCGCTTGCATCACTTTTATTTGAGGGTTTCTAAAACGTGATTATTCATCTTTTGTAGAAAATTCGTTTCATCTTTCGGTTGAGTGCAGCCTCGATGTTAATATTGAACGTACGTTATTTGTTGCAAAtagcgttttatttattttttggttgaggtcgccatatccaacccactgagcgcgacgtgtcgcgggtttgatccccgcgtaggacaagcacttgtgtgaaccacgaatgattgttctgagtttgggcgTCTTTGTGGGtgcgatttgaatgtttgcgaatagtttttaaataaaacaaaaatatttaaaaatataaaaataatttattttcgagtATTTATAACTAGTTATCAGGCGTTTATCACAGAGATCACGTGTTCAGCTGGTTTGTTTGTTCTTGCCGAGCTGCTCGGCGTCCTCGAAGGTGTCGGGCAGCTTGGTGCCCAGCGTCTCCGGCGTCGTGAAGATCAGCAGGCCGGACAGCAGCGCGAAGCTGCCGAATAGCACCGACGGGAACGGCTCCCACACTTCCAAGGCCTGgcaaaaataagtataatatattataatatagccCTCGCTTAATATATGAAGATAGgcaaaaatatagtttcttTGGTTTAATTTCGGGATTCAGGGGATCAAGGCGTTTTAGTCAGAGCCGGAGCCGTTACGTCGATTCCTGACCTTATAGAAGCCAAATTTTTTAcctcattacaaaaaaaaacttttgtcttGTATAAAAGGAAGACTCACAAGTGCAGGAGTGAGTGGCGCGGTGATGGAGCCGAGCCGGCCCACCATGGAAGAGAAGGCAAACAGGTTATGGCGGTACTTGGTAGGGTACAGCTCCGCCGTGTACACGTACACTGACGTCATCACGATGGCGATGCAGTACTTGCCGAACAGGTACAGCGCCAGCTGCACGCCATCGTTACCTGAAGCACACAATTCATAGCATTATCAGCAGGGATAAATCACAATACCTTagctattcaatattttaaaatgatatgtatatatataatgATATTCCTTCGAAATCCTTACGGAAGTAGGTACTAGGTAGGTATAATACTTATAGagtaattaatagataaataatatttaccatcAGGCATAAAAGCGAAAGCGAACTGGCAGCCGGCACAGAGCCAGTACGCGCAGATGAGCACGGGCTTGCGGCCCACGCGGTCCAGCAGCAGGATGGCCGTCCAGTAGCCGGGGATCTCAATGGCCGCTACCGCCACGTAGTTCAAGTACCCGTTGCCCGTCATGTTCACAGAGTTGATGTTCATGCCGTAGTACACCAGCGTGTTCGTGATCCACCAGATGGGCGACACTATGCACCGCGACAGGATCACGCGGGATCTCAGAACCAGAATAGGCAACCATGGCTCTGCTAccttttctttcttcttctcgGCTTCAGCTGTGGCACGTAAAGCTTGTAAACTCTTTTCAGACAGCTCTTTCTTGTTAGCCTTTGCAACTTTCTTCAAAATCTGTTCGGACTCTTCGTAACGGCCTTTGATCATAAGCCAACGCACGGATTCTGAGAGGATCCAGAAATAACTGACGACGAGGATCTGTGGTGCGTACAGGACCTGGGTAAGGGGGCGCCATGACGGTACACCCCACGCGATGAACCCGAGGATCACCTGCCCGAGGGCGAAGAGAGTAGAGATTGTCGCTCCAGCTATCACACGGTACTTTGGACCCACCAATTCCGTTACTGTAAgttagaaaattttattttaataatttatttcttgcaaACGGTTTAATTGGTTaaatatacatcctaaacgatTAGCCTATTCAACATAAAAGGAATAACACCCTAAAAGTCACTTTTAGACTTTTTCGTGAAGCTTTGTGTAACTTGAACTTACCTAAAATATAGCATGAGGAGTAAGCGCCGGCCCCCACTGAGGACTCAATAACCTCAAGCGCGAGGAACCACTCGTAGGAGTTGACGAAGGAGCGCACGAGGCCGATCCAGCCGGTGTTGAAGGCGTTGATGGTGAGCGCCACGCGGCGGCCCCAGCGGTCCGAGATGTAGCCCGTGATGGGCAGCACCAGCAGCGTGCCGATCGTGCGGATGGAGCCGATCTGCGAGCGCCGCCACTCGTCACACGCCATGTCGAACTGGAAAGAGCAGGTGCTTATGTAGCTCAACATAAGGATAACTCGGCTCATTAGAAAACGGCATCACTATATAACTAACTACctattaagattattttgtaatacatgTCAATTGTGGTACATGTCTGCTAAACGAAGAAGGTTAATATGATGGTGCACCTAGGGCCtctactgtaacgttttaaaagagtCTGCAAAACGgcctactttaaataaaaccttttgtttttacttgtttCTTAGTCTACCCAAAATggtatttcatataaatttatcaattcaACATTTCGTATAGTTCGTTCACAAGAGCAAAAAGCCTATTATTTTAGTGACGATGGtgcctacttacagaataagtCATCATTTCATCTTATAAGGATACTAGAACGAAAGTGTGAAGGTTAGCTCTTTGCAAATGGGGTTAAGTTCACCTCTTCCTGCTATctctataaacattattatctggtctatcattcaaaataatacaactgATTACGATAAAGTTTATAATCGGATTACCGTATCATTACATTCCGCATTCGATATATCAATGAAGAGGGTTTTTgacataataaaatttataaactttatttattgctaCGATAACGAACACCGTCATTATCACCAAAAGTAGCACGTGCTACAGAGTAAATCGTATTCGTTTTGTATGTCTATGACCACCACTCGAAGATAATTTCTGACCAGAATTACCTGGCGGCTATTAGATACAGAATATAGACTGAACAGTGATAGCAATACTCTTACCTTTTTTATTCCCCCTCAAAGGAACTTTAGGAACCCaacttgagtttttatttattcctggATATGcagatattattatgatttatcgaggtcatttaaaaaatatatatttatcataaaataatccacttaataaaaaatatggtaatataGATAAGATTAACAGGCTGCATAAAGTGCCGAAacgcatattttatttgaaaatatactttacaAGATGATAAAACAACCGTGTACGTGTGatgacgaaattgtttttaaaataaataggtacctaaaatattatcttatgcCAAACTTTTTGGATTTGCAGTCCACAAATCAAATAGTCAATAAATCCCATGGAGGTTTGATTGTTTATCTACACCAATCTATAATTATCTTGTGAATCTTAAGTTATCACTAGGAAGTCcaacaataaaaatctatagACTCTTTAAAACGATAAACAATGCTTTGGAAGTCAAAAGCAGTTCCGTTCAGTCAAAGAAACCTTAATAAACTGGAATTACAATTACATGCCTCATTTTACATGCCTCGTTATGGTTTTTCGAGTATCTTGATTGTGATGTTGGTCAAAATTTTCGTAGTACGACAAAAGTACTTCAAATTACTAGCCTATTATAACATGGGTAACTTACATCATAAACAACACTGAGCTGGTTCTCATACACGTAGGCGTCACACTCTTGCGTCTGCGTGCGGTCGAACAGCTCGGCGGGGCAGGTGCCGGGCGCCACCACCGCTGACGTCACGTTGCGGTACCGCTCGCAGCCCTCGAAGCTGGTCTGCGTCGTGCCCGGGATCGCGTTCAGCACCCACGACGGAGCGAAATCCGGATTGTCGCCGTCGCACTCCgggaccaggcatctgagaaaTGTAGGGTAGGAAATTATATACGCCGTTACTAGTGTAGTCAGAGAAACCATTTGAATATCTATGGATAAATTTTGTGTTATAGAAAATGGTATATTTTCTCAGTTTAAGCCATGGTTAGATATATTGAGAGAccttattatgtatgtaatgttttagAGTTTTGTAtgaatatacataggtatagaGACACCTCGTTTAAGCACTCTTGGTAAGTACTCACTGATACCTTTGCGTATATTGTGTACTTTACCCAGAGTCGTACCCGCGCCGGAAACCGGATACATACGTCGGTCAAGAGCCTAACATAACTGTCGgaatatacttatataaagCGAGCCTTTTGCTCATCTGCTAATTAAAACACCAATTTTGGAATACAGATAACTGGGAAgactttaaaagtaaaatgtaaaataaataaaaatactgatggCGAGTATGCAGGTTTCGCATCTATAGAATAAATTTTCAGAGATTTATTTGGAATGAATGCATCTAAGTTAGTCTTACCTTGTGTTTATCCTGGCAGtggtaaaaatatattctccTGAAGCAAAGGCTGAGAATATAACAGGGAAAGCAGCCAGTAACAACGTCACGATCTGGTATTTTCCAAACTGGCCCACTTCGTCCACCAGGATATTGTCCAAGTCTATGGGCTTGTTGGCTTTTCCCGCCTCAGCCTTCTCGTCGGCAGTCATGTTTCTAGTTGTTTATTCTCTCGGTACTTGATCTTTAAGGAGAGCGGTACGCGACACAGCGCGACCACTCCGAGAATAATGCCGAAATTGGCGGCATCCAACCTGGgattactttaattaatcaGCACACGTCAACTCAAGGTTAACGCTATTAGCAAGTATCTGAATactaatgataatatttatcaCTTATATTATTAGggataagaaaaacaataaactaataTGCGTACCACTAGTAAAGTTTCACGCAATTCTAGGGATTATTACATCAAGGCAAGGATGAAAGTCGCGTGcaagaaaattatgaataaattaaactttgataAGCCTTTGGTCCACGGGCCACACGTGAGCTAGATAAGTTCTTCACCGGTCAGTATCTGCTTAATTTGTTACCGATAAGTGATAGCGAACGTACTTGATCCTGTCATCATTCAATGATAACGTTGTTGTGCTCGAGTAATCACTGATGAAAACTTCCACTTCAGCTAATCGTGTAATGGATAACCGATTAATAGTACTAAGTACATGCAAACTTCATAAGTGTCGAAGATAACAATTAAACGGCCACACTgtcttaaaactatttaatgcaccataataattaatatcactCGCTATCGGAGTCCACATTAGACGTCCTTTCTCGTTTTAGTTTCACTACTTGTCTGTCTCTCATTTTCAAACTGTTGATGAGCTTCATGACTTGTATCCGGAACTCGAACTTGGCGGTCTCGGAGAGTTTCTTGACGGAGGGCGTGATGGACTTGAAGAAGGCTCTGTCCTCGTCCTCCTCTTTCTGTATGAGGTTGGCGAGGACGGTGACGATGTTCTCGTCGCAGTCATCCTTGCCGCCGCTGTAGTCGAGCTTGGGCCGCTTGGCGGGGCCGGCGCCGGCGTCGTTCTCCACGCCCTCATCGATGTCCACGAACACCTCGTTGAGCCAGTTGTGTGTGTTGTCGTTGTCTCCCTCGTCATTAGAAGCGCGCTCCTCCATGAAGCTCTTGTCTCCGTGGCCCTTCTTATCCACCAGGTAGATGGGGTCGAGAAACTGCATCTCCTCGGAGTACAAGTACGGCCGCCGCACTCCGGGCTTGCGTGATTTTACATATGAGTCCCGCACGTTATACCACTTCCTTGTGATTATTGTACCtgttaaacaaattgaaaaaaaaattctacaTCACCAAACCATAGAatcctgacaaaaaaaaatagtgagaAATGAAAGCCAAGTTCAAGTTATGATTTTTGCTTTGTGTTGACTTCAACTGAAATTTAATGAATGAATTCGTGTAATAGGTACTACAAACGGTAATACATATTGGCCAATTCTCTTATTTGAAATTGGCTTGCTTAAGCGTGTTCAGATACTTTACGACAATATGTACCTCTCAAATAGATcgtgaaaaatatacattttacttaagaaaataaattgtcgtATGTTGCTGACCTATAAGGTTCTTCTTGCTGTCGTCGAGCGTGTCGTAGGCGGGCTCGAACTCGAGGTAGATGTCGTGCCAGCACTTGTCCTTCTCGGCGCGGTCGCGGTACGAGGGGTGGCAGCGGTCCCACAGGCACCGCTTCTTGCGAACCAACTCGATCAGCTCGCGAGTTGCTATCATCTTCTTCGAGAACCGCTGCATGCTGGTACTGCACGTGGTAACATACCAATGTACTAAGCACTCATACTCTTACCAAGTTATATCAATATTCGGAAGGACATTATGAAAAGGCAGCGTAAGTCGCAaccacaaacatttttgtacttaaattataatctgtttacatttcaaaatatcgaTTGATCTATAAAAATGTGTAATATTAAGCCTAAGATTTATGTTGATGTAAGGTACCTGCGCCGATAATAGAGTTTTCgttaaagttacttttttttaactaactgTTCCGCATTTAGCTAAGGTATCACCAGTTTGAGTTCAGATTTTGACTTGAACAAATTCCCATTAGTATCTATGTATATGtagtaatatattatgtcaTCCCGTACCAATTCTAATAAGTATCAGAAATGCGAGTTTAAAAAGTAGAGTTCTTAATTGATAAATGTCGTTTGGTTCTGAGTCATTAACGTCaatctaaaacaattgaatagcTATTATGTTTAAATCACCACGTTTTAAGAAACCTGATCATTATTGCGGATTTCACTAAAACACTATAAAAGTTCATTGACAACTAGTATGCAAATATAGGTAAACACCGCTGACCTTGAACTACTTTGTAGAATATTGAACTAAGAAACAGAATAAAGACGTCAATCGACCTTACAGCTACTAACATAGAGACCAAAATAGAATGACCGCGCTGGTAAGCGCGCGCAATGTCACGACTTGCATATTATCAACGATTTAATATAGAGACtcgttttaatattgtttgtaaataatattagaaaaataaacaaaatctcaAAGCTCAGTGAAAGTGTTTCCGTGCGGCTCGCTGTGTGAGTAGCGCCGACCTACCTTGTGTCCGAGTCCGACATTATCGATATCTTCAAACTGCTCTTATCCGGTTTCAAAATGGCCGTTTctcttaaaattttcacaaaacttAGTTAAAACTACTTTAACCACATTTTTGACGTCAAATTTTCagtgttttgttataataaatgtatattttgtagtaAACGTTGTGCAAAAATGCGTATATTCCCCTAGCGAGTTTACACAATACTGTCGGCGGCGAAGCGGAGCGGCAGCCGCGCGCCGGACGGCCGCTATCCGGTCCGCAGAACGGCAACGCCGCGTACGGGATTTGGAAGAGTCGCAACGTAGCGCGCTCTACTATGGAGAGCTACTTATTGTTT comes from Trichoplusia ni isolate ovarian cell line Hi5 chromosome 27, tn1, whole genome shotgun sequence and encodes:
- the LOC113505937 gene encoding organic cation transporter protein-like, whose product is MTADEKAEAGKANKPIDLDNILVDEVGQFGKYQIVTLLLAAFPVIFSAFASGEYIFTTARINTRCLVPECDGDNPDFAPSWVLNAIPGTTQTSFEGCERYRNVTSAVVAPGTCPAELFDRTQTQECDAYVYENQLSVVYDFDMACDEWRRSQIGSIRTIGTLLVLPITGYISDRWGRRVALTINAFNTGWIGLVRSFVNSYEWFLALEVIESSVGAGAYSSCYILVTELVGPKYRVIAGATISTLFALGQVILGFIAWGVPSWRPLTQVLYAPQILVVSYFWILSESVRWLMIKGRYEESEQILKKVAKANKKELSEKSLQALRATAEAEKKKEKVAEPWLPILVLRSRVILSRCIVSPIWWITNTLVYYGMNINSVNMTGNGYLNYVAVAAIEIPGYWTAILLLDRVGRKPVLICAYWLCAGCQFAFAFMPDGNDGVQLALYLFGKYCIAIVMTSVYVYTAELYPTKYRHNLFAFSSMVGRLGSITAPLTPALALEVWEPFPSVLFGSFALLSGLLIFTTPETLGTKLPDTFEDAEQLGKNKQTS
- the LOC113505938 gene encoding uncharacterized protein LOC113505938, whose translation is MSDSDTSTSMQRFSKKMIATRELIELVRKKRCLWDRCHPSYRDRAEKDKCWHDIYLEFEPAYDTLDDSKKNLIGTIITRKWYNVRDSYVKSRKPGVRRPYLYSEEMQFLDPIYLVDKKGHGDKSFMEERASNDEGDNDNTHNWLNEVFVDIDEGVENDAGAGPAKRPKLDYSGGKDDCDENIVTVLANLIQKEEDEDRAFFKSITPSVKKLSETAKFEFRIQVMKLINSLKMRDRQVVKLKRERTSNVDSDSE